The Rana temporaria chromosome 4, aRanTem1.1, whole genome shotgun sequence genome contains a region encoding:
- the LOC120935508 gene encoding zinc finger protein OZF-like — protein MEELSLTGKPDCSPQPGKTDKQWGLIPKGAGPSYSSYPEEPQTVSDGAVLPTEKRFPCTECWKRFPSKSSLNIHKRTHTGEKPFTCPECWTCFSRKSHLYRHQRLHMEEKPYSCSECRKCFVQKSDLVAHQWFHTSEKPYSCSECGKCFSKKYNLSIHQRSHTGEKPYSCTECKTFFSQKTSLIIHQRSHTGEKPYSCSECGKCFAKASSLVTHKRSHTGERPYSCFECGKCFSVKSHLYRHQRLHTGKKEYSCLECGKCFSVKSNLYTHQRSHTGEKPWVVYMIMCPCQKIHMLAKNKRELRKRIGEHDSSIVTEGDETPFAEHFKRYHGSSVMELEFHGIYQLKISNNQTTSILSKKESKSNSSFEEDDPELPLLLKRTSSCGGISGRNPFMRTATS, from the exons ATGGAAGAGCTATCCTTGACAGGAAAACCAGATTGTTCTCCTCAACCTGGGAAAACAGACAAACAATGGGGGTTAattccgaaag gtgccggaccatcgtattcctcttatcctgaggaacctcagactgtgagcgacggtgccgtccttccaacagagaaaagGTTTCCCTGTACTGAGTGCTGGAAGCGTTTCCCTTCTAAATCCAGTCTTAATATTCATAAAAGAACTCACACAGGCGAAAAGCCATTTACCTGTCCTGAGTGCTGGACTTGTTTTTCAAGGAAGtcacatctttacagacatcagagattgcacatggaggagaagccgtattcctgttctgagtgcaggaaatgcttTGTACAAAAATCTGATCTTGTCGCACATCAATGGTTTCACACTAgcgaaaagccgtattcctgttctgagtgcgggaaatgtttttcaaagaagtacAATCTCTCCATACATCAgcgatctcacacaggtgagaagccatattcctgtactgagtgtaagacatttttttcacagaagaccAGTCTtatcatacatcagagatctcacactggcgagaagccttattcctgttctgagtgtggcaaATGTTTTGCAAAAGCTTCAAGTCTTGTCacacataagagatctcacacaggggaaaggCCATATTCCTGttttgagtgtggaaaatgtttttcagttaagtcacatctttacagacatcagagattgcatACAGGGAAAAAGGAGTATTCctgtcttgagtgcgggaaatgtttttcagtgaagtcaaaTCTGTACactcatcagagatctcacacaggggagaagcc GTGGGTAGTTTATATGATCATGTGCCCCTGCCAAAAGATACATAtgttggcaaaaaacaaaagggagCTCAGAAAGCGGATTGGAGAACATGATTCTAGTATTGTGACTGAAGGTGATGAGACCCCTTTTGCTGAACATTTCAAAAGATACCATGGATCCTCAGTGATGGAGCTGGAGTTCCATggcatctaccaactgaaaatttCCAATAATCAAA CAACTTCCATTTTGTCTAAGAAGGAATCAAAGTCTAATTCTTCGTTTGAAGAAGATGATCCGGAGTTACCACTATTGCTTAAAAGAACTTCATCCTGTGGAGGTATTTCAGGTCGTAATCCCTTCATGCGAACTGCTACATCATAG
- the LOC120935876 gene encoding gastrula zinc finger protein XlCGF17.1-like produces MDEKQLSCLECGKCFLQKSELVTHKRSHTGEKLYSCPDCGKGFSKKSNLSVHQRSHTGEKPFSCPECGKCFSKKSNLSTHQRSHTGEKPYSCTECGKCFSDRSHVYRHQKMHASEKPFSCSECGKCFLQKSELVTHKRSHMGEKLYYCPDCGKCFSKKSNLSVHQRSHTGEKPYSCPQCGKCFSKKSNLSTHQRTHTGEKPYSCPECGKCFSDKSHLYTHQRLHTGEKPYSCFACGKCFIQKSELLKHQRLHTGEKPYSCNECGKCFSQKSNLYRHQRSHTGEKP; encoded by the coding sequence atGGATGAGAAGCAACTTTCCtgtcttgagtgtgggaaatgttttttacaaaaaTCAGAACTTGTAactcataaaagatctcacacgggggagaagctttATTCCTGCCCTGACTGTGGAAAAggtttttcaaagaagtccaatctttctgtacatcagaggtctcacacgggggagaagcctttttcctgtcctgaatgtgggaaatgtttttcaaagaagtccaaCCTTTccacacatcaaagatctcaTACAGGGGAAAAACcttattcctgtactgagtgtggaaaatgtttttcagataggtCGCATGTTTACAGACATCAGAAAATGCATGCAAgtgagaagccgttttcctgttctgagtgcggaaaatgttttttacaaaaaTCAGAGCTTGTAACACACAAAAGGTCTCACATGGGGGAAAAGCTTTATTACTGCCCTgattgtggaaaatgtttttcaaagaagtccaatctttctgtacatcagagatctcacacgggggagaagccgtattcctgtcctcagtgtgggaaatgtttttcaaaaaagtccaatctttccacacatcaaaggactcacacaggggaaaaaccttattcctgtcctgaatgtgggAAATGCTTTTCAGATAAGTcacatctttacacacatcaacgattgcacacaggtgagaagccgtattcctgttttgcatgtgggaaatgttttatccAAAAATCAGAGCTTCTcaaacatcagagattgcacacaggggaaaagccatattcctgtaatgagtgcgggaaatgtttttcacagaagtccaatctttacagacatcagagatctcacacgggggagaagcca